The Carassius auratus strain Wakin chromosome 21, ASM336829v1, whole genome shotgun sequence sequence ttaatataGGTACACATTTATACAATTATGCAAtagcattcaaattaaaatgtaattaataaattttttactgcattgtatttttatttattttaggtatTTTCACCTTTTTATGACTATAGTGCTGATCATAACTGACCGGAAGTGAAGTGAGAGAGCGATGAGAGGCGGGAGTCAGGATTCGACTCGGGACGTCTGTTGACTTTTTATTGTACTTTACATTTTCAAGTTACATGTTGGTGTATCAACTTCTGACTTCTGCCACGTGTTAACCTGCTACGTGTTCAAATATACCTTGCTTCAATAATAGTTTCCTTCCAGAGGTCTCTGTAGACCACTGCAGCCACGTGATGGAAGACAGCTTAGACAGTAGATCTGTATTTGCTCCAAAATGTCTGTTACCTTCAGTTATTTATTCTTTTGCTATGTCTGGTTTGTAAAGAAAAGCACATGCTCTGTACAGTATGTATTTGTGACCATGTATTCAACTGATCCTGTTCCATATAGGGAACTTAATTCCAAGTATTGGCAGTCATAAAACGTTTCGGCCTTCAGAAAGAGAAAGCGAAACTGGACTGAAAAGCATATCTGGTTATTTTTGTAAAGTCTAGTTCCTTTTGATCGATGTCCCTTATCTATATTGAGACGTGGCTTCAGCTCAGATCACAAGATGTTTTGTTCTGAAGTCATATAAAAGAGGTCCGGACACCCTCCCTCTTCAGCTTCAGACTTTTGTTTCTCATCTTTGTCTTCTCCTCTCGCTTTTTCAAAGTTGTTGTCAATAAATTCACACTGGAGATTTATCAGAGCCACAACAGGTGCAGTTCATCACAAACTATGAACATGTTCCACTAGCAAAACACCTCCCCAGCTAACAGAATTTTGTTACAAGAACATTCCCCAAATATTCAGTGTTGGTTCTAGGAACATAAAAATGAACGTTTTTAAAAGGTATGTTGTTCTTCAAACATTATTTCAACTTAAATTTGACTTAAAATTCAGCATTCTAAGAACATTGATTTGTAATATTCCAATAACATAAAAATGTCCAGTTTCCTTAATGTtagtagaatgttatttaaaggttagtATGGCGTTCCTGAAACATTCAATAAAAATTCCTTATTGTGAGTaaacagaggtttagatgttgacgtcttattgaaaatgtttgacatcaccatcatggagatcagtgtttgatttagttgtgttcttgacccttgacttttatTGAGTTGCTTCTTTTGCAACAGTTGCAGATATCTTCAGAAAACATCTCTGTGTTGATAAATCAGCTTAACATGTCTGTTTTAGTGACAGACAAATTACTGCATTAAAGTAGGTTGAGTTGCTcaaacaatgtgaaaaaaaaaaaccttgtaatgCTTTTATTGCAATTCAGATGCTGAATGTTGATGCTTGGGAGTGTGTAAATATGGTCTTTGTtaactttttgtttaaaagatGTTTTGCGTCATTAATACACTCAGTGACATCAACATTAAGCGTATGAATCCCAACAGTGGTGACATACTTCACACCAGCACACAGAACACATTCAGGGCTCCCACCTTaaactaaatcaaacactgatctctgTGATGGTgactttaaataacattttcattcagacgTAAACATCTAAACCTGTCAATTCTTCTGTAGACAGTTAACAGAAACtgaagctggtgatgctgtttgtggagatTTTTTTCAGATCTTGGTTTAAAGTCTTGTATCTTcagttcatctaaggctgtggctgaagaaagtttgttttcttatttctctttctttcagagcttgttcacagcaggtgtttgaatgatTGAATGTTTCAGGAACATCATcctaacctttaaataacattctactaACATTAAGGAAACTGGAAATTTTCATGTTCCTAGAACCAACACTGAATATTTATAGAACATTCTTGTAACAAAATTCTGTTAGCTGGGTCCTAATTATTTACGTCTATTCTGAAATAATAACTCCACGCAGTAACAATTTAAATGTTCAgctataatttttaataattgaattttTCGTTTCATCAGTCATCAAAGCTGGGTAACTATTGTTCACAGAGACAGagatttactttaaatttcaCCAAGATGATTACTCACTAAAAACTCACACAGATAATGTTCTCAGGCCGTCTCAAGTCTTCATTTGACGTAACAAGGTGGTCAAATCTAAGTGTGTGAGTTGTTTACTTAGTTTTTTAAGTAAGTCTTACCATCAACGCTATAATATATTTCATTCAGACTATATCAACACTATATCGCATGGACCAATCACATACGAATATCGTGATGGAGCCATTGCTTCCTCTCATTtgaaataccccccccccccccccctggttatttcattttattaaaatgtaactttcaaaattataaaattcaACAACAAGTTCTTGACAGATATTTACACGTtttgtaaatacaaatataaataatttttatacaaaGAAAGCAAGCTCAAAGCACGCTATGAGggtctgttaaaaataaatataatatatatttttttttctgtttaaatgtgtAATGTGTGATTCTCTCTCCAAACCCATATTTTCATATCTGGTCCAGTCGACGAGGTGAGTATATTCAGAGAGGGACGTTATGGATGTGGCTCTATGGGCAGCCAATCAGGTCACAGCAGCAAACCAGAGGATATCAAATATGTGTTGAGCGCATTATCTTCAACATCCATTTTTAGATGCATGATATCGTAGAAATGAGGTGTTTGCATACCACACGGGGACAGGACTGATAGCAGCAGGTGTGTCagattacaaaaacacaatagttcttctgttaataatgttcatattgTTCATATTCAGAGGTCATAAACTGGGGTCTTGCTTCCCCAGAGTACCTCAAATCATTGCTTTAAATTCATTCACCAAGACTCACCTCTTCTGTTGCTCTGTGTCCAGTGCTGGGAAGCTTACTGTGTAactgtaataggttacagattacaggttaccctgtttaaaatgttatagtagtgtaactatttcaattactttattaatgttACTGATTactttacttttctaaatttctaatgaatgtttattttcaactgttaatcattgtcaaacatttacagtatgcagggttaaccttacagtagtgCTCAGCACTGTCAGAGTTTGACagtccttcatcacttgaattcaGATGAGCACGTTTGAACACATCCACATTAGACTTTGGTTCTGCCTTTCACTTTTAGATTGATCTGGAATTCAacgcagatttaaaatcataataaatagtTTACTGATCTTTGCATAACTACAGGAAACACTGCATCTAACAATggtttggataaaatatttaattaaaaatgacaacaaataaaagcatatacatctCAAATAAAGTTATAGCATGTGTCCTATTTTTTGTACtgaactcctgaaacattggtgttttttcttgaaactgctgtctctttgtatataatatgatgatagttttctcaaaataagtcaAATGCTCTTGAAGTGACTCAAGTGTAAACCCCTTTGTAATCGtttacattttcataagtaactgtaatttaatgacacatttttattcatagtAACATTaactgattacagttacatttattttacgtAACGCCGATACATGTAACTAGTTTCTCCCCAACACTGTTTGTGGGTAATATTTTGCTGGAAAAGCATGAACAGATGAACACTTCAGTATATACGGATGATTCTATAATTGCAGGCACATTTGGTGTCAGAAgtcattgttttttaaaaattttaatttttttttacatttgttacatattGTTATGAATTACAAGTTTCTACAGTCAATAACAAGataaaaaattgtgtaaaaaagGTCTTTAATAGGATACAGTAGGAtacaggaaatgatgtcactCTCCCTCACTGATAAGACCTGAAGCACTGAACAGTCTGTGAGCTCTCtctgagaaaatatttaaatctagAAAGTTCTTACACCAGGAGTTATTTTGAAGAACGTCAACGCTGTTACCACAATATCAAAAGGGAAACAAAATGTATTACTGATCACACATTGAATTATTTAAAGGTATTTTAATCATGATTACATTAGTGCCATGTGCTCTTAACATTTATGCTAGCAAGTGGAGTTTCtggcaaaaaattaaataaaattgtcaaaTCTGTTACCATCAAACTCTGTTACCAAGGTAGAGTAACAATGTGTCATAGTGTAACAGAATGGACAGTGCATCGGTTAATTCTGTCAacttaattagattaattattcactgtaaaatacagttgttttacagtgcataatcaattaagactttattaaagtcttatttttgtaatgtttgagAACTTTTGAGCTTTgagtttaaaaatgcaaaattttttacaattaatgaACAAAAGACAGATCAAGCAGTGCATTTCTCACCCAATAACAAACTTTTCAAGAATGTGTTCAGTCCATGTCACATTTTACCTatgaactaaataataataaaaaaattctaaaacaaaaataattaaaagataggcacatgcatttttttttcattaaaaaccattcaaataattgcattattGCATTAAAACAAAGTTTTTCGAAAAGCTGAATTACAttaacaaattacaaattaaaacagcTGCTTAAAACCtttcaaaaacaatgaaaaaaataataataatacatacgcAACATGTATTTTATATGGTTGATGCCTTTTACATACTAAGCTATACATGTTTAAATTAATGTgtaatataacaattaaatacCATACATTAAGCCATCAATTAATGATGGttctgtaaaatatgtgtgtttttttaaattttatttatttctagtcCTTGTTGTGGGTGGAGCTTGGCTTTATGTTAATCACGCATAACTATTAACATGTAagttaaagtaattttaaaacaaacctaAATTGTAAAACTGACCCAGCAATAGTTAAAACCAAAAGGCGTTCACAGGTTCACGAACCATTGAAATGAATCGGCTCCGACTCGCTGATTAGGAACAGAAGATCCCGGAACTCTTGAATACTTTTTGAAACTCGCCGGATTTATTTTTGAGGCGCACCGCGGCACAAGCGCCTCACTCAAAATCCACCCTAATTATTCTTAAAGTGTTACTTCCTACTTTGATGCATCAAGTCCCGTTCTATAACGCTCGAAAAAGCAAAACACGTCTGTATTAGTTATGTCAACAAATCATTAGCAGTTGTGCAGCGAACTTTAGCTGTAGTTTAGTATTTGTTCAGTCCCCCGTTGCTCTGATCGACGGGAGCTGCAGTGAAAATGGTCCCTCGTTTAAAGATCAGAAACGCTTTCTCAAATGTTGTCTTCGCCTCGCTCGTCGCTGCAGTCTGTGTAAGTGTGGGCTTTAGTGGGACTGCAGAGATTGACGCGCGGAAATGTTTAGTTTGGGGTCCTGGACTGAGTCCCGATGCTGTACTTCCGGTCAGATACTTCTACATCCAGAGCGTGGACTCCCAGGGACACAACATCAGCGCGTCTCCCGGTGAGAGAAACATGTGACAAATATACTGTGGAGCGCAATGAAGTATATtgttaatattgaaaatatatttagtttcaactctcaaatacaaataataaataaaatgtataaataataaataaaaatatattttaaaatgtatttcagggacaagaaaatacatttctagGCTAGTTGCAACTGTGGATGGAATAGCCAAgagatcaaataaattaaactaaataaaaataatatatacatatggttaacataatatatatttattattattataatattataatattttttatgattttattaattattaataactatttaattatttaattattaattattaaatatttattatattaataacttaataaacATACTTAAACAATATACtggtagaaaatatatttatgcaaattaattttgaagcattttttatccaaaatatttttgtccattttttatatgtatttaaaagtatatttgaaaaaataaataaaataaaaaataataaataaataaatgttgtagaatatatatatatatatatatatatatatatatatatatatatatatatatatatatatatatagtttgtgaaAGTTTATAGCGGTGTTTAGTTGCTGTTTCTTTATtcctgtgtgtggtgtgtgtgtgtgtgtgtgtgtgtgtgtgtgtgtttgttggtttCAGCTCCAGACTCGTTCAGAGTGAAGGTCTGGTCTCTGGAGAAGGAGTTTGTCCGTGTCCATGTCCCGGCTCCTTTAGATCGGGGCGACGGCTCTCTTCTGGTCAGATACAGACTCTACGGAAGCTCCTCCAAGGGTCTGAAGATTGAAGTCTTGTATCGAGACGAGCCCGTGGCACACTCTCCCTACACTCTCAAGGGTGAACCCAGTCTTTCCTCATATCTCTCCAGTTTTATTTCTAGCATTGATAGCTATGGTCtataatatattctaaatttTCCTGTTTTGTCCTCACACATGTAGTGGGATCACATAAGAATAGCGAGAGTTAACAGCAAACACACCCTTGTGGAAAGAAAGTGCTGTTAATTGTATTAATGTATGCAGTGTGATAAAGTGTTGTCTCTGTCAGGGCCGGTGTATCACGAGTCCTGTGTGTGTCCCGAGCCGGATCCGCTCGTCTGGAGGAGCGCTCTGCAGTGTCCCGAGGACGAGCCGCAGATCCAGCAGGACTTCCTCTCCTTCCCGTCCATCGACCTCCAGCGGCTCCTGAAGGAGGTTCCTGAGCGCTTCTCCAGACGAGGAGGACTGCTGCACTACAGCCTGATCCACAACCAGCTGCACCGCCGCTCGCTCGGCAAGTACACCGACTTCAAGATGTTCTCCGACGAGATGCTGCTGTCCCTCGCGCGCAAGGTGAGACGAGTCCAGCTCGCTGTGTGATTCACTAACCATGCACACAGTACAGAACACAGACCAGTGCATATCACTGCCTGCTTTAAGATGTTAAATAATGGAGCAAATACTAGTAATCTGACAAGTGCAAACATTGCATGTGATTCTTTTGGATACTCTCCTcctataaatgttataaatgcataTTCAAGATTTTTTTCCCGTGCTAATTCTGACGGTAGTATTTTAACGCCAGAAGACGGCACAGTTTAAAATCTTctcatgcaggtttttttttaaagtgttgctTCTGTCAGTCGTTCTGCCCCAAAATGTCTGGAATTGTTTACCAGGAGAAGAAGAGAAACAGGTTCCTAGCACTCATGTTTCTGAAAGACGAGTTAAAACAGGTTTTTAAAGTTGCCTGTGACTCTGAATTGAGGTTGTGTTCAGGATTCATTCagttaatatactttaatatatattgaCCATGCAATTCCACACAATATCTGCACCCTTTGACGCACTTTGAGTTGCAGTCCATGTatgaaaagtgctatatatattattatttgtatttttaattttacatgtttgaaacaacgtAAGGgataattgatgacagaatattttttttttcatttttgattcatTCGATTCATTCAAACGACTGATTcactcaaaattattattatgaaatgatACTTCTGTTGTAACAATTGTGAAAAGTAAGATGTTGCATTAAAAATGTTCAcaatttttgttactttttttttttcatttagttataTTTTCAGAAtccaaatgaatatttttatgtcCAGGTTTGAGTTATATTTTTTCTCAGACGTTTTGCTTCGCTGTGGTGATTAATGTTCTGTGTGTGCCGTCTCCACCAGGTGAAGTTACCGGATGTGGAGTTTTATATTAATGTGGGAGACTGGCCGATGGAGGACAGGAAGGCGGGAGATAAACCCGGTCCGCTGCCCATCATCTCGTGGTGCGGCTCCACGGACACGCGTGACATCATCCTCCCCACGTATGACATCACACACTCGTCTCTGGAGGCCATGAGGGGCGTCACCACTGACCTGCTGTCTGTGCAGGGCAACACAGGTGCACATCCACACCCCGTCCACTAATACTGCCAGAGAAATGTGATCGTTAAAGTTAAATGAATCTATCTAGTGCACTTCGAGAGAACAAAACTAAGAGCTGCAGCTCAAGTTCTGAACCAAGAAATCTTCAGTGAGTGAAGCTGAACTTTAAAGGAGACACGACcctctttttatttgtaatattctgTCTCAGTCTAAATTACATTCACACTGGTGTTTGACAGACAgacatattacaatataataataatgacagcaactgacatgcatttaaaacaaatacactgtaatataatgcatatatatatatatatatatattatgattgcTTTACATGTGAGTTTCGGACCGCATTTAAACCTCTAGCTGTCAGTAATTCATGCCACACTTGAAGCTTTTATTCTGAAGGa is a genomic window containing:
- the poglut3 gene encoding protein O-glucosyltransferase 3, producing the protein MVPRLKIRNAFSNVVFASLVAAVCVSVGFSGTAEIDARKCLVWGPGLSPDAVLPVRYFYIQSVDSQGHNISASPAPDSFRVKVWSLEKEFVRVHVPAPLDRGDGSLLVRYRLYGSSSKGLKIEVLYRDEPVAHSPYTLKGPVYHESCVCPEPDPLVWRSALQCPEDEPQIQQDFLSFPSIDLQRLLKEVPERFSRRGGLLHYSLIHNQLHRRSLGKYTDFKMFSDEMLLSLARKVKLPDVEFYINVGDWPMEDRKAGDKPGPLPIISWCGSTDTRDIILPTYDITHSSLEAMRGVTTDLLSVQGNTGPVWSDKTEKAFFRGRDSREERLRLVKMSKDNPELLDAGITAYFFFRDREKDLGKAPLVGFFDFFKYKYQVNVDGTVAAYRFPYLMLGNSLVFKQDSPYYEHFYTHLNAGVHYIPVKRDLSDLLQKIRWAQENDTQAEAVAKSGQSLVRDLLQPHRLYCYYYSVLQTYAARQSTRPAVHPDMELVPQPSDPSTLCDCQRSPDELKPQQKNEL